The genomic DNA CAAGCCCAGATGAACTCTCGCCCACGGTCATTGTCCGCGGCCATCCGTATGATTACGGAGCGCAAGGCGCAGATCGGTCTGTAAAAAATTTATCACTGTTTTTCAGTATGTTACTAGGTTTCCGTAGTAATACGGATATTTTGATCCGGGTTATTCCCCAGTAGAAAAGGCCGTCATATGCCTAAGGGGAAGTGAGCAGAACCTTCCAGGAAGGAGATGCGGCCAACCTTCGGTGCTCCTGACCGAAACCATGGGGAAAAGGAATGGACGATCTGCTTTCGGGGGCGCTGAGCCGCCTGGATGAAGCCGCCAAGCACGTCGAGGTGGATTCCGAGGTTCTCGAGAAACTGAAATACGCCAAGGAGACTCTGAGCGTCCGCCTGTCCGTGCGCATGGATGACGGTTCGCGGCGCTCCTTCCCGGCGTGGCGGTGCCGCTACGACGACACGCGCGGCCCGACCAAGGGCGGCATCCGCTTCCACCCGAGTTCCAACGTGGAGGAGGTGACCACGCTGGCCTTCTGGATGACCTTCAAGTGCGCGGTGATGAACCTGCCCTACGGCGGGGGCAAGGGCGCGGTGAAGGTCGATCCGCACAGCCTGTCGAAGTCGGAGCTGGAGCGCCTGTCGCGGGCCTATGTCCAGGCCTTCGCCGGCATGATCGGACCCGACCGCGACATCCCGGCGCCGGACGTCTACACCAACTCCATGATCATGGGGTGGATGGCCGACGAGTACAGCTCCATCGTGCGCCAGCCGAGCCCGGCGGTCATCACCGGCAAGCCGCTGCCGCTCGGCGGGTCGCTCGGGCGCGACGACGCGACCGCGCGCGGCGGCTACTACCTGATCAAGCATCTGGAAGAGGATCTGCGCCTGTCCGGATCGGCCCGCCGGGTGGTGATCCAGGGCTACGGCAACGCCGGCTTCCACATTGCCCGACTGCTGCACGCGGACGGCTACCGCATCGTCGGCCTGTCCGATTCCCGCGGCGCCATCGTCTGCGCGGACGGGCTGGACCCGCAGGCCGTGCAGACCGCCAAGGAGCGGGGCGGCTCGGTGACCGCCTACACCGAAAACGGCGCCCGCGCGGTGACCGGCGACGAGCTGCTGGGCACCGATTGCGAGATCCTGGTCCCCGCGGCGCTGGAGGATCAGATCCACAAGGGCAACGCCGGGCTCATCAAGGCAAGCGTCGTCCTGGAACTCGCCAACGGCCCGGTCACGCCGGACGCCGACCGCATCCTGAACGAGGCCGGCGTCGTCGTCCTGCCCGACATCCTGGCGAACGCCGGCGGCGTGACCGTGTCCTATTTCGAGTGGGTGCAGAACCGTCAGGGCTACTATTGGGGTCTCGACGAGATTCACGAGCGCCTGCGCGCGATCATGGAGACCGAGGGCCGCCGGGTCTGGAACATGGGCACGACCCGAACCATCCCGATGCGCACGGCGGCCTACGCCCACGCGCTGGAACGGCTGTCGAAGGCCATCGCCGCGCACGGTACGCAGCCGTTCTTCGTTGGCTGATCCGTGCGTCGCGGAGACGGGAGCCCGCGGGCTCCCGCCCATCGCATCGGCGCCCATCGCATAGGCGCCCATCGCATAGGCGAACGCGCCGGGTGGACGTATAGTCCGGGCCTCATCCACCCAGCCCGTTTCGCCCGTGCCGCCTGAAAGAACGTTTTGAGATGCCTTTCCCACCCGCCAGCCGTGCATCGGGAGCGCCGGCCATCCTGACCGGCCGGGACATGGTCCTGCTGTCCCTTGCCTTCCTGGCGGCCTATCTGCCCATCGACTGGCTGACCTTCATCCACCCCCGCCCGAGCCTCAACATCACGCCGTGGAACCCGCCGGCCGGGCTCTACATGGCCCTTCTGCTGTGGACCGGCGCGCGCGGCCTGCCGATGGTCTACGCCACGCTGATCCTGGCCGATCTTGTGGTGCGGGGGCATCCGGCCTCGATCGCCTCGCTGCTGCTCTCCAACCTCGCCATCGTCGCCGGGTACGGGGCGGCCGCCCATGTCCTGCGCCACCGGGTGGCGATCGGTCTGGCGCTGAACCGCGTGCGCGACGTCGGCTGGCTGGTCGGCGTGACCTTCCTGAGCGCCGCCGTCGTGGCGCCCGTCTTCGTCGGCGTGTTCGTCCTGGACGGGGCCTTGCCCGCCTCCGACCTGCCGACGCTGGCCTTCCAATACTGGCTGGGCGACGCCATCGGCATTGCCGTGGTCACGCCCTTCGTCCTCCTCCTGCACCGGCCGGACCGGACGCCCGCCTGGAGCGTGCCGAAGACGCCCACCGCCGCCCAGACGGCCGCCATCGCCGCAGCCCTTCTGCTCGTCTTCCTGCCCATCGGCGACGGCCAGTTCAACCTGTTCTACGTCCTGTTCCTGCCCCTCGTCTGGGTCGCCGTGTCGCACGGCCTGCCGGGCGCGGTGCTGGCGGCCCTGGCCATTCAGAGCGGCCTGATCGCCGGGCTGCAGGCGATCGGCCTTCCCCTGGGCGCGGTGGTCTATCACCAGACGCTGATGCTGGCCCTGGCCATTACGGCCCTGTTCCTCGGCGCGCTGGTCAGCGAGCGGCGCGAGATCGAGGTCCGGCTGCGCGAACACCAGACCGAGCTGGCCCATCTCTCGCGCCTCACGGTGACCGGAGAGATGGCCTCCGCCCTGGCCCACGAGCTGAACCAGCCGCTGCTGGCCGCCATCAGCTACGCGCGCGCCGCCCAGCGCCTCTTGGAGGGCGACGACACGCCGCCGCGCGCCCACGAGCTCATCGACAAGGCGGTGATCCAGGCGGAACGCGCGGGCGAGGTCATCCGCGGGCTGCGCACGTTCCTGAGCAAGGGGTCGCTTCAACTGGCGCCGGAATCGGCCAGGGAGATCCTGCGCGAGACGCTGACGCTGGTGCGGGGGGACGCGGCCTACAACCGTGTCCAGCTGCGGGTGGACATGGCCGAGCCGCTTCCCCCCGTGCTGTGCGACCGCATCCAGATCGAGCAGGTCCTCCTCAACCTCGTGCACAACAGCATCGAGGCCATCGCCGCGGCCGGCAGCCCGGTGCGCGAGGTCGTCCTGCGCGTCCGGGCCACGCCGCCGGATGGCCTGACCTTCGAGGTCGAGGACAGCGGCCCCGGCGTGTCGGCGGGCATGGTCGACCATCTCTACTCGCCCTTCGCCACCACAAAGCCGGCGGGCATGGGGCTCGGCTTGCCCATCTGCCGCTCGATCGTCGAGAGCCACGGCGGCAGGCTGTGGCTCGGCCGCACCGGTTCGACCGGTGCCGTTTTCCAGGTCTTTCTGCCCGCAGCCCGTTCAGACACCCGGCCATCCCATGACCCAGACCGATAAAACCTCCACCGGCGAACCGACCGTCTTCATCATCGACGACGACGAGGCGGTCCGCGACGCGCTCTCCGTTCTGGTCGAGGTGGCCGGCCTGTCCGTGCGCACCTTCGTCAACGCGCTGGAATTCCTGCACCGCTACAGCCCGGAGCAGCCGGGTTGCGTGGTGGCCGACCTCCGCATGCCCTTCATGGACGGGCTGGAGCTTCAGGAGGAGCTGGCCCGGCGCGGCTGCGGCCTGCCGGTCATCATCATCACCGCCCATGGCGAGGTGAGTTCCGCCGTCACCGCCTTCCGGTCCGGAGCGGTCGATTTCCTGGAAAAGCCGTTCGACGACGGCGTCTTCCTGCGCCGCGTCCACGAGGCCCTGCAGCGCGACGCCCACCAGCGCCGGGACCGCTCCGCCGCGGAGTCCGCCCTGGCGAAGCTGGCCCTTCTCAGCCCCCGGGAACGGGATGTCGCGGCGCTGATGGTGGAGGGCTGCGCCAACAAGGCCATCGCGATCCGCCTGGGGATCGGCGTCCGCACGGTGGAAACCCACCGGGCGAACATTCTCAGCAAACTCGACATCCGGACGGTTCCGGAACTCATGCGCCTGTGGATGCACATACCGTGATGCGCATCCACGTCATCGGCGCGTGAGCGGTCGAATTCAGCGCAGGAAGTACTGCACCGGCACCACCAGCTCCATGCGGTCCTGCGCCACGTCCGGGGGCGGGGCCGGGAGCGGGGAGGCGCGTTCAACCAGGGCGATCGTCTCCTCGTCCAGCGCCTCGAAGCCCGAGCCCTTGTGCAGCCGCACCGCCAACACCCGGCCCTGCCGGTCGAGCGTGATGTGGACCTGCGGAACGCCCTGCTGGCGCCGCATCTGGGCGATGCGGGGGTAGCGCTTGTAGCGCTCCAGATGACCGAGCACGGCGCCGTGCCACGTGGGCAGCGCGTTGCTGTTGCGCGGCACCGGCGCCGCCTGGGCTGGGGCGCCCGAAGGCGGGGCGGCGGCGGGGGCGGCGTTGGCCGGGGCTTCCGTCACCGGTTTGGGCGGCGTCTGCGGCTGGGGGCGCGGCTTCGGCGGCTCGGCCTTGGGCTTCGGCTTGGGCTCTTCCTTGGGCTTGGGTTTCGGTTTGGGCGGCGGCTCCGGCAGGGAAACCTCCGCCGGGACGGGCGGGGGCGGCTCCGGGGCGATCTCGGGGATGGGCTCGGGTTCCGGTTCCGGCTCGATCACCGGCTCGGGCGGCAGCTCCGGTTCGGGGAGCATCGATTCCAGGGTCGGCGGCGGCTCCGCGGCCGGCGTTTCCGGCATCGGCGGCAGATCGAGCATCACCGCGGGCGGCATGGCCGGCGCCTCTTCCATCGCCACGTGCCAGGACAGCGCGGCGAGCGCCAGAAGGGCGTGGGCGCCCAGCACGACCACCAGACTGCCGCCCCAGCGCGCCAGGGCGGGCGCCGTGCGCTCCTCGCCGTCCGGCAGGTCGTTGGGATCGAAGGTCGCCACGCTCATTTCGCGGCCGCGCCTTCCAGCCCGACCAGGGCGATCTTCAGATAGCCGGCGGCGCGCAGCGCGTTCATCACCTCGGTCAGCGCGCCGTAATCCACGCTGCGGTCGGCGCGCAGGAAGACGCGCGCGCCCTTGTCGCCGTTGGTCACCCCGTCCAGCGCCGCCGCCAGGGATTCCCGCGCCACCGGCGTGTCGCCCACCGACAGGCTTTTGTCGGCCTGGATGGTCAGGAACAGGGGCTTGTCGGGCCGCGGCTGCGGCTGGGCGGTGGAGGCCGGCAGGTCCACCGGCACGTCCACCGTCGCCAGCGGGGCCGCCACCATGAAGATGATGAGCAGCACGAGCATCACGTCGATGAAGGGCGTGACGTTGATGTCGTGCGACTCGGTGAGATCGTCGCCGTCGTCCAGACGCGCCGCCATGGTCTTACTCCGCCGCCTTGGACACGGTGCGCGGCAGGGCGCGGCGGTCCATGTCGCGGCTCAGCAGCCGCAGCACCGCCGCCGAGGAGTCGCCGAGCTGGGCGCGGTAGCCGCCGATGGAGCGGGCGAAGCCGTTGTAGATCACCACCGCCGGGATGGCCGCGACGAGGCCGATGGCCGTCGCCAGCAGCGCTTCGGCGATGCCCGGCGCCACCACGGCGAGGTTGGTCGTCTGCGACTTGGCGATGCCGATGAAGCTGACCATGATGCCCCACACCGTGCCGAACAGCCCGACGAAGGGGGCGGTGGAGCCGATGCTGGCGAGGATGCCGGTGCCCCGCATCATGCGCCGCCCCTCCGCCGCCTCGATCCGCTCCAGGCGGGAGGCCGCGCGCTCCTTCAGACCCTCCTGCGAGGGGGCGTCGGCCGACTGGTGCGCCTCGGCGATCACGGCGCGCAGGAAGGCGGTGGCCGGGGTCTTCTCGAAGCCGATGCTTTCCGCCGCCTGGGTCAGCGAACGCGCCTGCTCCAGCGCCGCCAGGGAGACCCGCGCCTTGCGCTTGGCCTTCGACAGTTCCAGCGACTTGGCGAGGAAGATGGTCCAGGTCGCCACCGAGGCCAGCGCCAGCCCGATCATCACGGCCTGCACCACCGGGCTCGCCGCCATGAACATGCCCCAGGGGGACAGGTCGTGCGGCAGGATCGCCGTCGCGGCGGTCATGTGGTCCAGCCCGGCGGCCGCTCCCGCCGCAGCGTCCGGGGCCGCCAGCGGGGCCAGCGCGTCGGCGGCGGGCGTCGTCACGGGAGGCGCCACGGGAGCCGCCATCGGAGCCGGTGCCGCGGGAGCGCCGCCGTTGGTTGCGGGGACGCCCTGCGCCCAGCCAAGTCCGCTCGACAGGAGGGTGCCGGCGGCGGCCATCGCGGCGATGGAACGGGTGTGAAGCGCTGTGAACATTGGCGGTTCAAACTTCTTTGCGGCTGACTTCCTTCCTGTATAGTGCGAACGACTCTCATTTGCACCCATAAAGTGCTATATTGCTGCTATGCGACAAATGGGCATCGCGGCGGTTGTTCACGGCGTGACATGTGAACCGCAAGGGAAGATTGCGATGCCCAAGGTCCGGACCGTATCGGAACATGGCAGTTTCCGGCTCGTCGAACGGGACGGCCGCTACGCCGTGATCGAGGCGCGCGACGGCCAAATCTATGGTCTCCACGGGGAGGCGGGCGACCGCCCCAGCGCGCCGGACCGTCCGGACGCCGCCGAGACCGTCGTCGCCCCCGGCGACTGGAGCGCCGAGGACGACGCCCGCCGCCGCTTCGAGGAACTCGCCGCCCGCGGTGAGGAGCTGGCCCGCAAAATCTGGTGATCCGCATCGGGTGACCAGTGCGGGTGACCTGAGCGGCTCAGAACGCCTGGATCGCCTTTGAGGAGACCGTCCGCCACCGCGCGTCGGCGTCCTTCAGCATGGTCTGGATGTGGCCGATGTGGACCTGACCGTAGAGGATCAGGATGTTGCGGTCCGGTTCGGCCTTGATCGCCGCCACCACCTTGTCCTCGCGCAGGGTGGTCAGCGCCGGCGGCAGGGCCTCGCGCACCATGGAGCCCGACGCGGTGGTGGCCAGCATGATGCGGATGGCGGCCTGGACGCGCCGCTGCACCCAGCCCGGCAGCGTGTCGTACTCGTTCCGGAGTTGCGCCAGATCGATGGTTTCCGGATCGGCCTCGTCCGGATCGTCGGGGGGCAGGGCGGCCAGCAGTTGCGACAGGGTGACGTCGACGTTGCGGGCGTCCGGCCCCGGCGGGCCGATCAGGGCGCGGTTGTCCTGAAGCACCAGCCCGTCGCCGAGCAGGCTCGCCATCATCTCGTAGGGATGCTGCTTGCTGTCCGGGTTCCAGTCCGCCCCCAGCCGGCGCAGCACGTCGGCCACCCCGGCGGGGTTGGAGGAATCGTCGGGACGGACCTCCTCGTAGAAGACCAGCCAGCCTTCCTGACGCCGCTGGGCGATGTGCTTGGCGATGCCGCTGTAGAATTCCGGCTTGGCGACATGGACCATGCCCTGCATCTCCACCTGCCGCCGCCCGTCGCTCATCACGACTCGGGACAGCTCCAGCGGGATGTGGTCGGCGACCACCGGCAGGGCGGCCACCACCCCCACGGTCAGGGTGACGAGGCCGCCGGCGAGGATGCCGACGGCGATCAGGGCGGTTCGGAGCGCGCGCTTCATGCCCCGACGCTGGCACGAAACGGGGGGCGGGGGCAACCGCTCCGGCCGAAGACGCCGAACCTTACACCCCGACCTCCACCGCGGCGTTGACGATGTAGATCATCTCGTTGCGGTCGTTCTTGTCGGCCAGGAAGATGCCGCTGGGCGCCAGCATGCCGCCGGACACCACGTTGAAGGAAACCTGTCCATAGGGGAAGACGGCCCGCACGGCCTCCAGGTCCAGACGGTCGGCGTCCGCCGGAACGGCGAGATGGACGCGGACCTGCATCCGGCTGGTGTCGCCATCGACGAGCGCGCGCATGCCGGGCATGGAGTTGCGCTCGATGGCGTTGCGCACGGCGCGCACCGCGGCCTTGGTCACGTCCTGCCCATGCAGATCGGCGCCCATGCCGAGTTCGACGAACATCACCTGCTTCATGGTCGTGGGTCCCTCCTCGTTCCGTGCTCGGCGATTGCGCTGAGGATGCGCCAGGATCGGTGCGGCGCGGCAGCCGGTCCGGCCGTTTTTCCGACCTGCGGAATGCGGTCAGCCGATCCGGAAGGCAAGATAGCTGTCGGTGCCCACCTGTCCGGGCATGGCGAGCAACCCGCCGGGGGTCTTTCCGCTGAAGGTCAGGCTGAGGTCGGCGCCGCCATTGCCGTCCAGGTCGATTCGCGCGGTGGCCCCCTGATAGCCGGCGGCGCCCGCCAGATCCTCCCAGGTCAGTTTGGAAAGGGTGTCCGTCCAGCCCCAGGCGACCGCCCATTCCGCCGGTTGCAGGTCGGTGATGGTGGACCACGTGACGCCTTCGCCCCGACCATCGACGTTGAAGGTGTCCGTGCCGGCCCCGCCGGTCAGGAAGTTGGAGCCCGTGCCGCCGTCCAGCACGTCGTCTCCGCCTCCGCCCTGCGCGGCGTCGTTCCCGCCGAGCAGATTCATGAAATCGCCCTGGCCGCTGCCGACGACCGCCTCTCCCGCGGCCGTTCCCAGGAACTGGTTTTTCAGGCCGGCGACCGGGCCGGAATAGGGGGCCATCCGCACCTCGTAGCTCATGGCGCCATCCTGAACGATGGCGCGTTCGTCCGGCGCGGCGCGGGGCAGGGCGGCCGCGGCCTCCTGCCGGGTGACCGTGCGGTCGGCAAAGACCAGCCGTTCGATGCCGCGCAGCCGGTCGGTGCCGCCGGCCCCGGTGACCGTCAGGTCCGCTCCGCCTCCCAACGGATCGACGGTCACGAAGACGTTGGCGGAGGGGAAGTCGTACAGCGCCGTGTCGTCTCCGGGTCCGCCGTCGAGAAGATCGTTGCCCGCGCCGCCGGCCAGCGTGTCGTCTCCGGCGGCGCCCATCAGCGTGTCGGCGAAGGCCGAGCCGGTCACCCGGTCGCCGGCCGGCCCCCCGATGACGGTCTCGATGCGGGTGCCGTAGCCGACGAAGAACTGGTTCTGGGCCAGGATCGACGGCGCCTGCGCGGAAAACCATCCCCAGCCGCCCGTCAGGTCGATGGTGACGGGAACATCCGACCCCGCCGCGGACAGGGTATCGTTGCCGCCGCCATCCCAGAGGTAGCGCCCCGGCGCGCCCGGCGTCAGGAGATACAGGTCGTCGCCGGCGCGCACGGTGGGGTTGGGGCCATAGAGGCGCTGGATCGCGGCGACGTCGTAGACGCCCAGCCCGCCGGGCCAGACGCCGTAATAGGACATGACCGTGTTGGTCCGGTTGTCCTCGGCCGGCGGCAGAAAGGGCGGGGTGCCGCCGCCCGTGCCGTTGTAGTCGCCGGGATGCTTCAGGCCCAGCGCGTGGCCGATCTCATGCACATAGGTCCGGTATCCGGCCGATTCGGGGTCGAGGTAGATGTAGGAGCCCGCCGGGTTGGGGTAGTAGGCCATGCCGGAGGCGCCGAAGGCGTCCAACTGGCTCATATGGAATTGCAGGTTGGCGGTCATCGGCGCCGTCGTTTCCACGAAGGCGAGGTTGGCGACGGCGCTCCACTCCCCCATCGCCTGCAACGCCATGGCCTTCTGGCTGTCGTTGAGGGGACGGAAGCCGGGCACGTAGCGGATGCCGGCATCCACGACCCAGCCGTAGGTCAGGCTGTAGGGCGCCGTCGCGGCACCGTCCGGCGGCACGCCCCAGCGGCGCCCGCTGTCGAAGGCCCGGACGAACAGCGGGTCGCCGACGCCGCCCGTCGTCCGGCCGGCGGTCTCCATCGCCGGGCCTGAAACGTCATCAAAGCCGGAAGCGTCATCGGGGGGTGATCGATCATCGCCGATTCCGTCTCCGTTTCCGCCATTGCCGGGAATCCGAAACTCACTCATGTCCGCAAGCTCCGTCGGGGTGGACCGGTGTTTCGCTAAATTCGTTCCGAATTCCAATGATGTTTGGCGAAAACGATCGGCGCTCGTCTTTCAATCAAACAGTATTTATGACAAGGCGTTTGTCCGTCTTCAATGGATCAGATGGTGTCATCAACATTGTATGATGGAAAATTTTCAACGGGTTTTCAGTGTCTTGTGGAGGTTCCGGGAAAATCCTTCCGCGCACTCGCGGGCCGGCGGCGATGCCGGGTTATACGCTGAGGATGACTGGCGGGATTGCCAGAATGGGCAAAAATTCAGTCGCCGCAAGTGAAACGTACGAACCGGCCCCCATCCGTCATGACGAGTTCAAAATAAAATCGTTAAAGAATATTAAGGCGCAATCCTGTCACAGCATAGGCGAGGATTCGCGGATTGACAGGATGGAGAGATTCCGCAACCGTTGCCGCAGAACAACAACGGGGGAGAAAAAGAGTGCGGTATGGCTGTGTTGCGCTCGCCATCTGTGCTGTTTCTGTTGGAGCTTGCTCGACCAGTGCACAGATCGCCACCGTCCCGCCAATGCCGCAGGACATCGAGTTCGAGGAAACATCCGCGCCGGTCGTTCCGGACATCGAACCGGTTTATGTTCATAAGGGGAAGGCGTCCTATTACGCCGATTTCTTCCATGGCCGGACCACCGCGTCGGGGGAGCGCTTCAGCCAGAACCGGCTGACCGCCGCGTCCCGCCGGCTTCCCCTGGGCAGCCGGGTGACCGTGACCAACGCCGACAACGGGCGCAGCGTCGAGGTCGTGATCAACGACCGCGGCCCCTATGTGAAGGGCCGGGTGATCGACCTGTCCCGGAAGGCCGCCACCGAATTGGGCATGATCGAAGACGGCGTGGTGAACGTCCGCGTCGAAGCCCGGCCCTCCGACCAGCCGAACCGCTCTCTGCGGCAGCGGCTGGAGCAGATGGTCGCCGCGCTCTATCCCGATCGCAAGCCCGTGACCGAACCGCCCGTGACCGTCGCCGAGCGTCCCGAACCGGATTTGGACAACACGAACCTTGGCGGCACGGATTTGGGCGCCGCCGACTAGCGGGACCGCGCCCCGTCCGACGCTTCCCACCCAAACGCACGACGCGCAGGCTTCCGCACAACGGGCATGGCGCCGGGAAGGCCGCCGATGCACCCCCGCGGGTGACGGAGCCGTGCGCGCAGAGGAGATTCCAACTCATGCTGAAGCTCGTGATCCGCGACACCCATCACGCCGCCGGCCTGTTCCTGGAGCAGGTGGACAATGTCCGCCAGCTCATCGCCGAGTTGAAGGCGCTGAAGCGCGTTCCGTCCGCCTCGCTCTATCTGGAAGGGCTGGCCGAGCGCTGCCTGCGGCGCGGCTGGACGGTGATCCCCGCCGATCCGCTGATCCGCGGCTGCACGTCGCGCACCCACATCGTCGAGCTGCACCTCGACCCCAACCAGCCGGGCGCGCCCTTCGTCGGCATCTACGAGCCGGGGGAGGACGGCACCCCCTGCCGCCGCCTGCACGATTCCCTGGAGGGGCTGGCGAGCCGCCTGCGCCTGCCGCCCACCAACAACACCGGCACCATGCCTGCAACGGTGCAGCAGCCCTCCGCGCTGGCCGCATAAAGCCATCGCAGCGGCGCGGGGGTTCCGGCCGCATCCATTGATTGGAATCATACCGCGGCAGGACGGGCGGGGGTAGCCTGCGGGCCGGCAATCCCGCCGCCCGCTGCCCGTGCCCGCCCCCATGACCGTCGAGCATCTCAGCCTCGTCTTCCTGCTGCTCCAGCAGATGTGCGTGTATCTGGTCATCGCGTACATGCTGAGCCGGACGCCGCTGTTCCTTCCGGTGATGCATCTCACCGTGCGCTGGCCGCACAAGCTGGCCTGCTACGTCATCTTCTCCATGTTCTGCGTCATGGGGACCTATTTCGGGTTGCAGATCGACGATTCCATCGCCAACACCCGCGCCATCGGGGCCGTGCTGAGCGGCATCCTGGGCGGGCCGTCGGTGGGGCTGGCGGTCGGCTTCACCGGCGGTCTGCACCGCTACTCGCTGGGCGGCATGTCGGCGGTGGCCTGCGCCATCTCCACGGTGACGGAGGGGCTGATCGGCGGTCTGGTGCACCGCCACTTCGTCCGCCAGGGCCGCATCGAGCCGCTGTTCGACCCGCTGCGCGTCGGCGCCGTCACGCTGGTGGCGGAAATCGCCCAGATGCTGATCATCCTGCTGGTGGCCAAGCCCTTCCCGGCGGCGGTCCATCTGGTCGAGGTGGTGGCGCTGCCGATGATCGTCGCCAACACGCTGGGGGCGGGGCTGTTCATGCGAATCCTGATGGACCGCCGCGCCCTGATCGACAAGCAGTCGAGCGCCTTCTCCGCCAAGGCGCTGAAGATCGCCGCGCGGGCCGACGGCGTGCTGCGCCAGGGCTTCAACGAAGAGAACAGCATGCGGGTCGCCCGCATCATCTACGAGGAGACGGGCGTCGGCGCCGTCGCCATCACCGACCGCGAGAAGCTGCTGGCCTTCATCGGCGTCGGCGACGACCATCATCTGCCGGGCACGCCGATCACCTCGCCCCAGACCTACCAGGCGATCGCCAACAACCAAGTGCTCTACGCCGACGGCAATCTGGTGTCCTACAAATGCTCGATCCACCCGAACTGCCGGCTGGGCGCCTCGCTGGTGATCCCGCTGGTCGGCGAGGACGACCGGGTGATCGGCACCGTGAAGCTGTACGAGCCGAAGACCAAGCTGTTCTCCACCATCAACCGCACGCTGGGGGAGGGCATCGCCCGGCTGCTGTCCAGCCAGATCCTCGCCGGGCGCTACGAGCAGCAGAAGGCGCTGCTCGCCCAGTCGGAGATCAAGCTGCTGCACGCTCAGGTGAACCCGCATTTCCTGTTCAACGCGCTCAACACCATCTCCGCGGTCATCCGCAACGATCCGGAGCGGGCACGCCAGCTCGTGCAGAGCCTGTCGGTCTTCTTCCGCAAGAACCTGAAGCGCCCCAGCCAGGAGGCCACGGTGGCCGACGAGGTGGAGCATGTCAGCGCCTATCTCCAGATCGAGCTGGCGCGCTTCACCGGGCGCCTGTCGGTGGAGATTGACGTGCCCGAGGCTCTGCGCCACGCCCGGCTGCCGGCCTTCCTGCTCCAGCCGCTGGTCGAGAACGCCATCAAGCACGGCACGT from Azospirillum brasilense includes the following:
- a CDS encoding ATP-binding protein; its protein translation is MPFPPASRASGAPAILTGRDMVLLSLAFLAAYLPIDWLTFIHPRPSLNITPWNPPAGLYMALLLWTGARGLPMVYATLILADLVVRGHPASIASLLLSNLAIVAGYGAAAHVLRHRVAIGLALNRVRDVGWLVGVTFLSAAVVAPVFVGVFVLDGALPASDLPTLAFQYWLGDAIGIAVVTPFVLLLHRPDRTPAWSVPKTPTAAQTAAIAAALLLVFLPIGDGQFNLFYVLFLPLVWVAVSHGLPGAVLAALAIQSGLIAGLQAIGLPLGAVVYHQTLMLALAITALFLGALVSERREIEVRLREHQTELAHLSRLTVTGEMASALAHELNQPLLAAISYARAAQRLLEGDDTPPRAHELIDKAVIQAERAGEVIRGLRTFLSKGSLQLAPESAREILRETLTLVRGDAAYNRVQLRVDMAEPLPPVLCDRIQIEQVLLNLVHNSIEAIAAAGSPVREVVLRVRATPPDGLTFEVEDSGPGVSAGMVDHLYSPFATTKPAGMGLGLPICRSIVESHGGRLWLGRTGSTGAVFQVFLPAARSDTRPSHDPDR
- the exbB gene encoding tonB-system energizer ExbB, which encodes MFTALHTRSIAAMAAAGTLLSSGLGWAQGVPATNGGAPAAPAPMAAPVAPPVTTPAADALAPLAAPDAAAGAAAGLDHMTAATAILPHDLSPWGMFMAASPVVQAVMIGLALASVATWTIFLAKSLELSKAKRKARVSLAALEQARSLTQAAESIGFEKTPATAFLRAVIAEAHQSADAPSQEGLKERAASRLERIEAAEGRRMMRGTGILASIGSTAPFVGLFGTVWGIMVSFIGIAKSQTTNLAVVAPGIAEALLATAIGLVAAIPAVVIYNGFARSIGGYRAQLGDSSAAVLRLLSRDMDRRALPRTVSKAAE
- a CDS encoding reprolysin-like metallopeptidase, yielding METAGRTTGGVGDPLFVRAFDSGRRWGVPPDGAATAPYSLTYGWVVDAGIRYVPGFRPLNDSQKAMALQAMGEWSAVANLAFVETTAPMTANLQFHMSQLDAFGASGMAYYPNPAGSYIYLDPESAGYRTYVHEIGHALGLKHPGDYNGTGGGTPPFLPPAEDNRTNTVMSYYGVWPGGLGVYDVAAIQRLYGPNPTVRAGDDLYLLTPGAPGRYLWDGGGNDTLSAAGSDVPVTIDLTGGWGWFSAQAPSILAQNQFFVGYGTRIETVIGGPAGDRVTGSAFADTLMGAAGDDTLAGGAGNDLLDGGPGDDTALYDFPSANVFVTVDPLGGGADLTVTGAGGTDRLRGIERLVFADRTVTRQEAAAALPRAAPDERAIVQDGAMSYEVRMAPYSGPVAGLKNQFLGTAAGEAVVGSGQGDFMNLLGGNDAAQGGGGDDVLDGGTGSNFLTGGAGTDTFNVDGRGEGVTWSTITDLQPAEWAVAWGWTDTLSKLTWEDLAGAAGYQGATARIDLDGNGGADLSLTFSGKTPGGLLAMPGQVGTDSYLAFRIG
- a CDS encoding Lin0512 family protein — its product is MKQVMFVELGMGADLHGQDVTKAAVRAVRNAIERNSMPGMRALVDGDTSRMQVRVHLAVPADADRLDLEAVRAVFPYGQVSFNVVSGGMLAPSGIFLADKNDRNEMIYIVNAAVEVGV
- the exbD gene encoding TonB system transport protein ExbD, whose product is MAARLDDGDDLTESHDINVTPFIDVMLVLLIIFMVAAPLATVDVPVDLPASTAQPQPRPDKPLFLTIQADKSLSVGDTPVARESLAAALDGVTNGDKGARVFLRADRSVDYGALTEVMNALRAAGYLKIALVGLEGAAAK
- a CDS encoding Glu/Leu/Phe/Val family dehydrogenase, translated to MDDLLSGALSRLDEAAKHVEVDSEVLEKLKYAKETLSVRLSVRMDDGSRRSFPAWRCRYDDTRGPTKGGIRFHPSSNVEEVTTLAFWMTFKCAVMNLPYGGGKGAVKVDPHSLSKSELERLSRAYVQAFAGMIGPDRDIPAPDVYTNSMIMGWMADEYSSIVRQPSPAVITGKPLPLGGSLGRDDATARGGYYLIKHLEEDLRLSGSARRVVIQGYGNAGFHIARLLHADGYRIVGLSDSRGAIVCADGLDPQAVQTAKERGGSVTAYTENGARAVTGDELLGTDCEILVPAALEDQIHKGNAGLIKASVVLELANGPVTPDADRILNEAGVVVLPDILANAGGVTVSYFEWVQNRQGYYWGLDEIHERLRAIMETEGRRVWNMGTTRTIPMRTAAYAHALERLSKAIAAHGTQPFFVG
- a CDS encoding response regulator transcription factor, with the protein product MTQTDKTSTGEPTVFIIDDDEAVRDALSVLVEVAGLSVRTFVNALEFLHRYSPEQPGCVVADLRMPFMDGLELQEELARRGCGLPVIIITAHGEVSSAVTAFRSGAVDFLEKPFDDGVFLRRVHEALQRDAHQRRDRSAAESALAKLALLSPRERDVAALMVEGCANKAIAIRLGIGVRTVETHRANILSKLDIRTVPELMRLWMHIP
- a CDS encoding energy transducer TonB produces the protein MSVATFDPNDLPDGEERTAPALARWGGSLVVVLGAHALLALAALSWHVAMEEAPAMPPAVMLDLPPMPETPAAEPPPTLESMLPEPELPPEPVIEPEPEPEPIPEIAPEPPPPVPAEVSLPEPPPKPKPKPKEEPKPKPKAEPPKPRPQPQTPPKPVTEAPANAAPAAAPPSGAPAQAAPVPRNSNALPTWHGAVLGHLERYKRYPRIAQMRRQQGVPQVHITLDRQGRVLAVRLHKGSGFEALDEETIALVERASPLPAPPPDVAQDRMELVVPVQYFLR